The DNA segment AGAATGCGCTGAGTGCTGAAAAGACAACCATCTCCTCTGACGAAATCGGGAGATTGAACAATCTGACGGCGGCGCAGGTTCGCAAGGACCTGTCCTTTTTCGGCGCGTTCGGACGGCGGGGACTTGGCTACAGTGTCGTGGATCTCCATCGCGCTATCAGCAAAATTCTCGGACTTCACCGCACGTGGAACGTCTGTTTGGTCGGTGTCGGAAATATCGGCACCGCTCTTGTGCACTTCAAGCAATTCGCTGAGCAGGGCTTCATGATTAAAGTCGTCTTTGACAGCGACCCGCAAAAAGTCGGACAAATGGTCGGTGAGCATGTCGTTCGGGACTTTGCCACGGCGAAACAGGTCATTGAAGCCGAGAACATCAAAATCGCCGTTGTGGCAGTTCCCGCCCTTGCCGCACAAAAGGTCGTTGATCAGCTTGTGGATGCCGGGATTCGCGCTATTCTGAACTTCGCACCCACATCCATTCTCGTTCCCAAAGGTGTTGCAGTTCGTAATGAAAACATGGCCATCGAAATCGAGGCACTCTCTTACGCGCT comes from the bacterium genome and includes:
- a CDS encoding redox-sensing transcriptional repressor Rex, whose translation is MAAEKAAKKLAKKTRRAPKKKRKNAADAKQSKSTNHVSDATVKRLSKYYRTLQNALSAEKTTISSDEIGRLNNLTAAQVRKDLSFFGAFGRRGLGYSVVDLHRAISKILGLHRTWNVCLVGVGNIGTALVHFKQFAEQGFMIKVVFDSDPQKVGQMVGEHVVRDFATAKQVIEAENIKIAVVAVPALAAQKVVDQLVDAGIRAILNFAPTSILVPKGVAVRNENMAIEIEALSYALSSKGQKPRQILEQ